In Setaria italica strain Yugu1 unplaced genomic scaffold, Setaria_italica_v2.0 scaffold_11, whole genome shotgun sequence, a single genomic region encodes these proteins:
- the LOC105913645 gene encoding peroxidase 27 codes for MYWLTHGVDADYAKNLTAKCKPGNVATVQPLDPTTPSTFDLGYYNNVYNHRALLASDALLNDSLSGAYVQLMTNASSVDVFFADFAVSMINMGRIGVRTGTDGEIRATCAIYVD; via the coding sequence ATGTATTGGCTTACACATGGTGTCGACGCCGACTACGCCAAGAACCTCACGGCGAAGTGCAAGCCGGGCAACGTCGCCACCGTGCAGCCGCTCGACCCCACGACGCCCAGCACCTTCGACCTGGGGTACTACAACAACGTCTACAACCACCGGGCGCTGCTCGCCTCCGACGCGCTGCTCAACGACAGCCTCTCCGGCGCCTACGTCCAACTCATGACCAACGCCTCCTCCGTCGACGTCTTCTTCGCCGACTTCGCCGTCTCCATGATCAACATGGGAAGGATCGGAGTGCGCACCGGCACCGACGGCGAGATCAGGGCCACATGCGCAATCTACGTCGACTGA